A stretch of the Vibrio aquimaris genome encodes the following:
- the pdxH gene encoding pyridoxamine 5'-phosphate oxidase, giving the protein MELEDIRREYSKGGLRRKDLKQNPIDQFNFWLQQAIDAGLTDPTAMTVATVDEQGQPFQRIVLLKHVDDEGFVFYTNLGSRKAQQIEGNSRVSLHFPWHTLERQVHVTGCAEKLSMKDNIKYFSSRPKESQLAAIASKQSSRISTRGVLEGKFLELKQKFANGEIPVPSFWGGFRVKVESIEFWQGGDHRLHDRFLFSKQEKAWQIDRLAP; this is encoded by the coding sequence ATGGAACTTGAAGATATCCGTCGTGAGTACAGTAAGGGCGGTTTGCGAAGAAAAGATTTAAAGCAAAACCCTATCGATCAATTTAATTTTTGGTTACAGCAAGCCATTGATGCGGGTTTAACGGACCCTACTGCCATGACAGTAGCGACGGTTGACGAACAGGGTCAACCATTTCAGCGCATTGTCTTACTAAAACATGTCGATGACGAGGGATTTGTTTTTTACACCAACTTAGGCAGTCGTAAGGCTCAGCAAATAGAAGGTAATTCTAGGGTAAGCTTACATTTTCCATGGCATACGCTAGAGCGTCAAGTGCATGTCACTGGCTGTGCTGAGAAACTGAGTATGAAAGACAATATAAAATACTTTTCTTCAAGACCGAAGGAAAGTCAGCTAGCGGCTATTGCCAGTAAACAAAGCAGCCGTATATCTACCCGAGGAGTACTCGAAGGCAAGTTCCTTGAGCTGAAGCAGAAGTTTGCTAATGGCGAAATACCAGTGCCGAGCTTTTGGGGTGGCTTTAGGGTAAAGGTTGAGTCTATTGAATTCTGGCAAGGAGGCGATCACCGTCTTCACGACAGGTTTTTATTCTCTAAACAAGAAAAAGCCTGGCAGATAGATAGACTTGCTCCTTAG
- a CDS encoding CDC27 family protein encodes MRKIRLIKVIIIVISLFTTPVLDAVKDSTTFLASSLSESTHFRTFPYLNRAFSFERSQRFVEAITEVKRALNIAPNYQPFLHYLFKLQLKAKAYTEAEETLEALPEQDTVKLLTSLRSEMSVQQLHLANVEFVALLGDLPPQAKRQVYLYRLYWLADNSESVALDWSISQASDIKPDQAILYEAEVWLKRENYSKVIDTMSQIRRRRVLSDREQYILGLALIKSNKIKETRALLTGSDHAETKLLLTRQLILDLIDDQEYEQALYWYKWLEQYYGLSSDDYERAFQLAISLGNWPLARTYQKKRSNASCTESALISARLGNRELAKQQLSSCSSFESPKLWLSLAEELNLSFMIESASFNDSGLLHRQKIVVAWNRYHQGEYQKVIDILSSTAYLSLSSMRLLALAYEKNDQFNHSMLEWEAVYRRSNRQSDLQSLLEAMKKALTEVELIRQYEKLLSVSSLPSKVRLEIAEQLLTLYSKHPRKFAPEIALQLKNLDIASFDNALLWQQYNGCNLAKQAFSNPQTSFAWQVLGYCSYPANVDRALEYTDNALLMQKSFSARLAIVGTKAQMLYQQQRYQEVLNVLLSEWQHIQSPYVRLLVASSYYQLKQYEKARFWWAESDDQDILDWWLLGIDIYLAKKDFTSAESNLDMVENKFESDRQIVSRYIGLYKLQGSKQKLTDYLSYQHKLYPQDVYIATELAYAYFLNRPKDSVRLFESVIPQLNGQDKISARHQLAQAYKNIGCGDKAQYEYKALIDQLTTMPEKDTRLLDQLRAENRAVTSAWQFSFSGESGNSSPFQGLFDDPDSEGFYQVSASYGFESLPSLAGQVSVLSSGSWDSTGVDLGLKWRPLQRFDMTFSSGVRHYLGEDSYTSTYIRVNGDVFSGLGWDKTWRGVQQVSWSNSLYFDAFYQFYDQRSLLYTRGESGPVWGVSQNYHQRLRVYGLLQASADIVDAQSDNQVKTGAGVGWLASFNNDKYTGYSNETEISLEWQKYLSDSEKNAVILRFNLSY; translated from the coding sequence ATGAGGAAAATACGCCTAATTAAAGTCATTATAATAGTTATCTCATTGTTTACTACTCCAGTTTTGGATGCAGTAAAGGACAGCACCACGTTTTTAGCTTCGTCTTTAAGTGAATCTACTCACTTTCGTACTTTTCCTTATTTGAACAGGGCTTTTTCTTTTGAGCGTAGCCAGAGATTTGTGGAAGCCATCACTGAAGTGAAAAGAGCTTTGAATATAGCTCCCAACTACCAACCTTTTTTACATTACCTATTTAAGTTGCAGCTAAAGGCAAAAGCGTACACAGAAGCAGAGGAAACATTAGAGGCATTGCCGGAGCAAGATACAGTAAAGTTGCTTACGAGCTTAAGAAGTGAAATGTCAGTTCAGCAGTTGCACCTAGCTAACGTTGAATTTGTTGCCTTACTGGGTGATTTACCGCCTCAAGCCAAGCGGCAGGTATACTTATATCGTCTTTACTGGTTAGCAGATAATTCTGAGTCAGTGGCACTGGATTGGAGTATCTCCCAAGCTTCTGATATTAAGCCAGATCAAGCTATTCTTTATGAGGCTGAAGTCTGGCTAAAGCGTGAAAACTACTCGAAAGTTATCGATACCATGTCTCAGATCAGACGTAGGAGAGTGCTGTCTGACAGAGAGCAATATATCCTCGGCCTTGCATTAATTAAAAGTAACAAGATCAAAGAGACGAGAGCGCTTCTGACGGGATCCGATCATGCGGAAACAAAGCTTCTGCTCACTCGGCAATTGATCCTCGATTTGATTGATGATCAAGAATATGAGCAAGCTTTGTACTGGTATAAATGGTTGGAACAATATTATGGCTTATCTTCAGATGACTATGAGCGTGCATTCCAACTTGCCATAAGTCTCGGCAACTGGCCGCTCGCCCGTACGTATCAAAAAAAGAGATCTAATGCTTCTTGCACTGAAAGCGCATTGATCAGTGCAAGACTAGGCAACCGTGAGTTAGCCAAGCAGCAATTGTCATCTTGTTCTTCATTTGAATCACCTAAGCTATGGCTGAGTTTAGCGGAAGAGTTAAACCTATCCTTCATGATTGAATCCGCATCTTTTAATGATTCGGGACTTCTTCACAGGCAAAAGATAGTGGTTGCATGGAATAGGTACCATCAGGGAGAATATCAAAAGGTAATAGATATCTTGTCGTCTACTGCTTACCTTTCTTTGAGCAGCATGAGGCTTCTGGCATTGGCATATGAAAAAAATGATCAATTCAATCATTCAATGCTTGAGTGGGAAGCAGTTTATCGTCGCTCTAACAGGCAGTCTGACCTTCAAAGCTTATTAGAAGCAATGAAAAAAGCGCTTACTGAGGTTGAGTTAATCAGACAATACGAGAAGTTGTTATCCGTCAGTTCTCTGCCTTCCAAAGTTAGGCTAGAAATTGCTGAGCAACTACTCACGCTGTATTCAAAGCACCCCAGAAAATTTGCCCCGGAGATTGCTCTGCAGTTGAAGAACCTAGATATCGCTTCATTTGATAACGCATTGCTTTGGCAGCAATATAATGGGTGTAACCTTGCCAAACAAGCGTTCTCAAACCCTCAAACCTCATTTGCTTGGCAAGTCCTCGGGTATTGCAGCTACCCTGCTAATGTTGATAGAGCGTTAGAATACACCGACAATGCCTTGTTGATGCAGAAGTCATTTTCAGCGCGCTTGGCTATTGTAGGGACGAAAGCTCAGATGCTTTATCAGCAGCAGCGTTACCAAGAGGTACTTAACGTATTGCTATCCGAATGGCAGCACATACAATCACCTTATGTTCGGCTTTTAGTTGCAAGCTCTTATTACCAATTAAAACAGTATGAAAAAGCCAGATTTTGGTGGGCTGAAAGTGATGACCAAGATATCTTAGACTGGTGGTTGCTCGGTATAGATATCTATTTAGCCAAAAAGGATTTCACTTCCGCCGAAAGCAACCTTGACATGGTAGAAAACAAATTCGAATCGGATCGTCAGATTGTTTCTCGATATATTGGGCTGTATAAATTACAAGGAAGCAAGCAAAAGCTGACTGATTACCTTTCCTACCAACATAAACTTTATCCTCAGGATGTTTATATCGCTACTGAACTGGCTTATGCCTACTTCTTAAATCGTCCTAAAGACTCAGTTCGATTGTTTGAATCTGTTATCCCGCAGTTAAATGGTCAAGATAAAATATCAGCGCGTCACCAATTAGCTCAAGCCTACAAAAATATTGGCTGTGGTGACAAAGCGCAATATGAATATAAAGCGCTTATTGACCAGCTCACTACTATGCCTGAAAAAGATACTCGACTTCTTGACCAGCTGCGTGCTGAGAATCGTGCCGTGACTTCAGCTTGGCAATTCTCTTTCAGTGGAGAGTCCGGAAACAGTAGTCCGTTTCAGGGGCTATTTGATGACCCCGATAGTGAGGGGTTTTATCAAGTCAGTGCGAGCTATGGTTTTGAAAGCCTTCCTTCGCTAGCCGGGCAAGTGAGTGTATTGAGCTCCGGATCTTGGGATTCTACTGGAGTTGATTTGGGACTGAAATGGAGGCCTCTGCAACGGTTTGACATGACATTTTCTTCCGGTGTTCGCCATTATTTAGGCGAAGATTCCTATACTAGCACTTACATTAGAGTGAACGGGGATGTATTTTCGGGCTTAGGTTGGGACAAAACTTGGCGAGGGGTTCAACAAGTAAGCTGGTCAAACAGTTTGTACTTTGATGCGTTTTATCAGTTTTACGATCAAAGGTCATTGTTGTACACCAGAGGTGAATCTGGGCCTGTATGGGGAGTAAGCCAGAATTACCACCAACGTTTACGTGTGTATGGATTGCTACAAGCGAGCGCTGACATTGTCGATGCACAAAGTGATAACCAAGTGAAAACCGGTGCCGGTGTGGGTTGGTTAGCTTCTTTTAACAATGATAAATATACTGGTTATTCTAATGAGACAGAAATTTCATTGGAGTGGCAAAAATACCTCAGCGATAGTGAAAAAAATGCAGTTATTTTACGATTTAACCTCTCATACTAA
- a CDS encoding glycosyl transferase family protein translates to MSVFDFFLSYLYFLKYIAIFLIIFIFLFGVDDLFIDLMYWKKVLLGINSKKNREKNVKTDIEQSYMAIMIPAWQEDGVIEKMVSLLASSCKYDNFHIFVGTYPNDLATTACIKKVCTEYKNVHNVICEKPGPTSKADCLNNIFNYILFEESRKGIKFSGFILHDSEDVTHSYELSLFNAYLPEYDLIQIPVYPYVRKWYQFTSSHYIDEFSELHEKDLLVRMSMTGHVPSAGVGTCLSRRALLRLARSGGGKPFDCRSLTEDYDISVRLKQWGMNEIFVRSVAQNISFKSSDDSDNPSLVCVREFFPSSFNAAVRQKSRWIIGIVFQGWKNIGWTNNWKMNYFLWRDRRCVLSNTVSFLSMVVFLQIACISIYQVIFKDSYFFLSIFDDYFLFAYISYANILFFINRLIHRFIFVRRFYGLLSAFISIPRTVWSNIINFFSNIRALYLVVSKDNIMKISWDKTKHDFPDIKNS, encoded by the coding sequence ATGTCTGTTTTTGATTTTTTTCTATCTTATCTTTATTTCCTAAAGTATATAGCTATATTTTTAATTATATTTATTTTTTTATTTGGAGTTGATGATCTATTCATCGATTTAATGTATTGGAAAAAGGTATTATTAGGAATTAATTCAAAAAAAAATAGAGAAAAAAATGTAAAGACCGACATAGAACAAAGTTATATGGCAATAATGATACCTGCTTGGCAGGAGGATGGTGTGATTGAGAAAATGGTATCTCTTCTAGCATCTTCCTGTAAGTACGATAATTTTCATATCTTTGTTGGTACATATCCAAATGATCTGGCGACTACGGCTTGTATAAAAAAAGTATGCACTGAATATAAAAATGTGCACAATGTTATCTGTGAAAAACCGGGACCTACAAGTAAAGCAGATTGCTTGAATAATATATTTAACTACATCTTGTTCGAAGAAAGTAGAAAAGGAATAAAATTTTCAGGCTTTATTTTGCATGACTCCGAAGATGTTACTCACTCTTATGAACTTTCCTTGTTTAATGCTTATCTGCCAGAATATGACTTAATACAAATTCCTGTCTATCCATACGTAAGAAAGTGGTATCAATTTACGTCTTCACATTATATAGATGAATTCTCTGAATTACATGAAAAAGATCTCTTAGTTCGAATGTCTATGACGGGTCACGTTCCTAGCGCTGGAGTGGGCACTTGCTTGAGTCGAAGAGCATTGTTGAGGCTGGCTCGTTCAGGCGGAGGAAAGCCTTTTGATTGTCGATCGTTAACCGAAGATTACGATATTAGTGTGAGGTTAAAACAGTGGGGGATGAACGAAATATTCGTCCGTTCTGTGGCCCAAAATATCAGCTTTAAAAGCTCTGATGATAGTGATAACCCGAGTCTTGTTTGTGTTAGAGAGTTCTTCCCTAGCTCTTTTAATGCCGCAGTTAGACAGAAAAGTCGCTGGATCATCGGCATAGTATTTCAAGGTTGGAAAAATATCGGGTGGACGAACAATTGGAAAATGAACTACTTTCTTTGGCGAGATAGACGTTGTGTTTTATCAAATACTGTTTCATTTTTGTCTATGGTAGTATTTCTTCAGATAGCATGTATATCCATTTATCAAGTTATTTTTAAAGATAGTTATTTCTTTTTGTCAATATTTGATGATTATTTTCTATTCGCATATATAAGTTATGCAAATATTTTGTTTTTTATAAACAGACTTATACACCGCTTTATATTTGTACGAAGGTTTTATGGATTACTAAGCGCGTTTATTTCTATTCCTAGGACAGTTTGGAGTAACATTATTAATTTCTTCTCAAATATTAGGGCATTATATCTTGTTGTTTCCAAAGATAACATAATGAAAATATCATGGGACAAAACTAAACATGACTTTCCTGATATTAAAAATTCATAA
- a CDS encoding RebB family R body protein produces the protein MSDQDYTTLQKFSDQPTSIAETTLSETIGLTMHNLVANQQQSQVTTSASVTNACARLLAIPQASSQKAGSSEEFGISAQREREKKKKSGLAGFFSRS, from the coding sequence ATGTCTGATCAAGATTACACTACATTACAGAAGTTCTCTGACCAACCTACATCGATAGCAGAAACAACCTTATCTGAAACTATTGGCTTGACTATGCATAACTTAGTGGCAAACCAGCAGCAATCTCAAGTGACGACTTCTGCATCAGTAACCAATGCATGTGCACGATTACTTGCCATCCCTCAAGCTTCTTCTCAAAAGGCTGGTTCTAGTGAAGAGTTCGGTATTAGCGCACAACGTGAAAGAGAGAAAAAGAAAAAAAGTGGATTAGCTGGATTCTTTTCACGTTCATAG
- the rimJ gene encoding ribosomal protein S5-alanine N-acetyltransferase, whose product MTQLNFLHNVSLTEDDIIIRTAQISDVETITNYYKNNKDHLEKWEPERDNNFFTVQGWYQILCKFDELNRNGSLVYFIIIDRQSSEMIGSISFSNIFRFPFHSCSLGYSLSEKAQGKGIMTKALTAAINYMFKVQNLHRISAYFMPKNNKSKAVLERLGFKFEGFAKDYLLINKQWEDHELVSLLNPNWIKPQTR is encoded by the coding sequence ATGACACAACTAAACTTTCTTCATAATGTCAGCTTAACTGAAGATGATATTATAATAAGAACTGCACAGATTTCAGATGTTGAAACTATAACTAATTATTATAAAAATAATAAAGACCATTTAGAAAAATGGGAGCCAGAGCGTGATAATAATTTTTTCACTGTACAAGGTTGGTATCAAATCCTGTGTAAGTTTGATGAGCTGAACCGAAATGGATCATTAGTCTATTTCATAATTATAGATCGCCAATCCTCTGAGATGATTGGTAGTATATCTTTCAGTAATATTTTTCGTTTTCCTTTTCATTCTTGCAGCTTAGGTTACTCACTAAGTGAGAAAGCTCAAGGAAAAGGGATCATGACCAAAGCATTAACTGCTGCTATTAACTATATGTTTAAAGTTCAGAACTTACATCGGATATCAGCTTACTTCATGCCAAAGAATAACAAAAGTAAAGCAGTACTCGAACGATTAGGGTTCAAATTTGAAGGCTTTGCCAAAGACTACTTACTCATCAACAAACAATGGGAAGATCATGAACTAGTCTCTTTATTGAATCCAAACTGGATAAAACCCCAGACTCGCTAA
- a CDS encoding RebB family R body protein, giving the protein MSETATQVNGQVTDSVTQVNTKVVGETPAMAMGNLLISTSHALSTGAHNVTSAQQQGQITMHAATIQGFNALMSVGGSIVGRTAEGIIEKG; this is encoded by the coding sequence ATGTCAGAAACAGCAACCCAAGTGAATGGACAAGTAACAGACTCAGTAACTCAGGTGAACACTAAAGTGGTTGGTGAAACACCAGCAATGGCGATGGGTAACTTACTAATCTCGACTTCTCATGCTCTAAGTACTGGTGCTCATAATGTAACGTCAGCTCAGCAGCAAGGTCAAATCACTATGCATGCTGCGACTATACAAGGGTTTAATGCACTAATGTCTGTAGGTGGTTCAATTGTAGGTCGTACTGCTGAAGGAATCATTGAGAAAGGTTAA
- a CDS encoding RebB family R body protein: MSETATTVNPQITDSVTQVNTKVVGETPAMAMGNLLVSTSHALSTGAHNATSAQQQGQVTMQAATVQGINSLMSVCSAAIGRTGEEIIEKG; encoded by the coding sequence ATGTCAGAGACAGCAACAACCGTAAATCCACAAATCACTGATTCAGTCACTCAAGTGAATACCAAAGTAGTTGGTGAAACACCAGCAATGGCAATGGGTAACCTATTGGTTTCTACTTCCCACGCTTTAAGCACTGGTGCTCACAATGCGACTTCTGCTCAGCAGCAAGGCCAAGTCACTATGCAGGCAGCGACGGTCCAAGGTATTAACTCACTAATGAGTGTTTGCTCTGCTGCGATTGGTCGTACAGGCGAAGAAATCATCGAGAAAGGCTAA
- a CDS encoding RebB family R body protein, with protein MSEAAAAVNAQITDSVTQVNTKVVGETPAMAMGNLLMSTSHALSNAAHNATSAQQQGQITMQAATVQGVNSLMSVGSAVIGRSSEEVIERG; from the coding sequence ATGTCAGAAGCAGCAGCTGCGGTAAACGCACAAATTACAGACTCTGTAACTCAAGTAAACACTAAAGTTGTCGGTGAGACTCCAGCAATGGCTATGGGTAACTTGCTGATGTCTACTTCGCACGCACTGTCTAATGCAGCACACAATGCAACGTCAGCACAGCAGCAAGGACAAATAACTATGCAGGCAGCAACAGTACAAGGTGTTAACTCACTGATGAGTGTCGGTTCTGCAGTTATTGGTCGCTCGAGCGAAGAAGTTATTGAAAGAGGCTAA
- a CDS encoding RebB family R body protein — translation MSEAATTVNPQITDSVTQVNTKVVGETPAMAMGNLLVSTSHALSTGAHNATSAQQQGQITMHAATVQGVNSLMSVGSAVIGRTSEEIIEKK, via the coding sequence ATGTCAGAAGCAGCAACCACTGTAAACCCACAAATCACTGATTCAGTTACTCAAGTTAACACTAAAGTAGTTGGTGAAACTCCAGCAATGGCTATGGGTAACCTTCTTGTCTCAACTTCTCACGCTCTAAGTACTGGCGCACACAATGCGACATCAGCACAGCAGCAAGGTCAAATCACTATGCATGCAGCAACAGTACAAGGTGTTAACTCTCTAATGAGCGTAGGCTCTGCAGTTATTGGCCGTACAAGCGAAGAAATCATCGAGAAGAAATAA
- a CDS encoding RebB family R body protein — protein sequence MSEVATTVNPQITDSVTQVNTKVVGETPAMAMGNLLISTSHALSTGAHNATSAQQQGQITMHAATVQGINSLMSVGSAVIGRTSEEIIEKK from the coding sequence ATGTCAGAAGTAGCAACTACGGTAAATCCACAAATCACTGATTCAGTTACTCAGGTAAATACTAAAGTCGTTGGCGAAACTCCAGCGATGGCAATGGGTAACTTGCTCATTTCTACTTCACACGCTCTCAGCACAGGGGCGCATAATGCGACTTCTGCTCAGCAGCAAGGCCAAATCACTATGCACGCAGCGACGGTACAAGGTATTAACTCTCTAATGAGCGTTGGCTCTGCCGTTATTGGTCGTACTAGTGAAGAGATCATCGAGAAGAAGTAA
- a CDS encoding RebB family R body protein, whose protein sequence is MSEAIAAVNAQMTDSVTQVNTQVIGDAPAMAMGNLLVSTSHALSTGSHNATASQQQGQMTMHAATVQGVNALISVGSSVIGRTGEEIIEK, encoded by the coding sequence ATGTCTGAGGCAATAGCAGCTGTTAATGCTCAGATGACGGACTCTGTCACACAGGTAAATACACAAGTGATTGGAGATGCGCCAGCTATGGCTATGGGAAACCTTTTAGTATCAACGTCACATGCGTTAAGTACTGGATCTCATAACGCCACCGCGTCGCAGCAGCAGGGTCAAATGACAATGCATGCGGCAACAGTTCAGGGAGTGAATGCTCTGATAAGTGTTGGCTCTTCTGTTATTGGAAGAACTGGCGAAGAAATTATCGAAAAGTAA
- a CDS encoding RebB family R body protein, whose product MSGNVSAVNALTTDSVTQVNTKVVGETPAMAMSNLLMSTSHALSNTAHNATSSQHQSRIVMQGTTVQGVNTLANVGSLLLGRVREASIRKR is encoded by the coding sequence ATGTCAGGCAATGTTTCAGCTGTAAATGCTCTAACTACAGACTCTGTTACACAAGTAAATACGAAAGTAGTTGGTGAGACACCAGCTATGGCGATGAGTAACTTACTAATGTCAACGTCGCATGCGTTGAGTAATACAGCGCATAACGCGACCTCTTCTCAGCATCAAAGCCGAATAGTGATGCAAGGTACGACAGTCCAAGGGGTAAATACCTTGGCAAATGTTGGGTCACTACTTTTAGGTCGAGTTAGAGAGGCGAGTATTAGAAAGAGATAA
- a CDS encoding structural protein P5, with the protein MENDKGIYIGKNILLLISLSLNFFLMAMIYLIDDEKNINNLDWFHFSILDKDESISNVEGMSRGIRNNNPLNIRYSPSNKWLGEVEKKHDYDFEEFISIEYGFRAAYKTLMTYRDKHNIKTIERIIFRFSPPNENDTENIIKKLSIMSGIPRDKIIENDEYPIIIKNMAIIESGNSFPMKIIKKSISIK; encoded by the coding sequence ATGGAAAATGATAAAGGTATTTATATAGGAAAAAATATACTACTCTTAATTTCTTTATCTTTAAACTTTTTTCTCATGGCTATGATCTACCTAATCGATGATGAAAAAAATATTAATAACTTAGATTGGTTTCATTTTTCAATTTTAGATAAAGATGAAAGTATTTCTAATGTTGAAGGTATGAGTCGAGGGATCAGAAACAATAATCCTTTAAATATAAGATACTCACCAAGTAATAAATGGTTGGGTGAGGTAGAAAAGAAGCATGACTATGATTTTGAAGAGTTTATTAGTATTGAATATGGCTTTAGAGCAGCCTATAAAACACTTATGACTTATAGGGATAAACATAATATAAAAACTATAGAAAGAATAATATTTAGGTTCTCACCGCCTAACGAAAATGATACCGAAAATATAATTAAAAAATTATCAATCATGAGTGGGATACCTAGAGATAAAATTATTGAAAACGATGAGTATCCAATAATTATTAAGAACATGGCAATTATAGAGTCTGGGAATTCTTTTCCCATGAAGATAATTAAAAAAAGTATTTCAATTAAATGA
- a CDS encoding helix-turn-helix domain-containing protein encodes MINNGIINEMKNCPNSILNKHIHMAQQSKNKLISIYCRNAHLIKLHVENFHLNSDNDYGKFSVIDGDPNVKTTIDKIRPLLKKKENITVFINGLEIFDEEDYDKLLKFIRNIKEDKSIKFIFPFNDTSVKKGLVDIFLSDDFFNIYIPIEQNTHSIGYDETCDDEQQLKNILSSEEDIEHLKKYHTSLYLAVSYIYKNLSNDITLEEVAKSAYVSPSHLSYLFRTKLNTKFKKVLFILRLNKAREIITHNPRVTLTNVAIQVGFYDLSHFGKIYRKYEGSNIGDFRDSIRKQN; translated from the coding sequence ATGATAAACAACGGAATCATAAATGAAATGAAAAATTGCCCTAACTCTATATTGAATAAACATATTCATATGGCTCAACAATCTAAAAACAAGTTGATAAGTATCTATTGTAGAAATGCGCATCTGATCAAGCTTCATGTTGAAAATTTCCATCTCAATAGTGATAACGATTACGGTAAATTTTCTGTAATTGATGGAGACCCTAATGTTAAAACTACTATTGATAAAATTAGACCATTACTAAAGAAAAAAGAAAACATTACTGTATTCATAAATGGTCTGGAGATCTTTGACGAAGAGGACTATGACAAACTACTAAAATTCATTAGAAATATTAAAGAAGATAAGTCGATAAAGTTTATTTTTCCTTTCAATGACACCTCTGTAAAGAAAGGTTTAGTTGATATATTCTTAAGTGATGACTTCTTCAATATTTATATTCCTATCGAACAAAATACTCATTCAATTGGGTATGATGAGACTTGTGATGATGAACAGCAACTTAAAAATATATTGAGTAGCGAGGAAGATATCGAACATCTCAAGAAATATCATACTTCCTTATATTTAGCAGTCTCATATATATACAAGAATTTATCAAATGATATAACGTTAGAAGAAGTTGCAAAGTCCGCATATGTTAGCCCCTCTCATTTGTCTTATCTATTTAGGACTAAGTTAAACACTAAGTTTAAGAAAGTTTTATTTATTCTTAGACTTAACAAGGCAAGAGAGATTATTACTCATAACCCAAGGGTGACATTAACAAATGTTGCTATTCAAGTTGGGTTTTATGATTTAAGTCATTTTGGGAAAATATATCGTAAGTATGAAGGTTCAAACATAGGTGATTTCAGAGATTCAATCCGAAAGCAAAATTAG
- a CDS encoding GNAT family N-acetyltransferase, with translation MFKDFFNIDGKSYSISLLSVSDSKPITDYYKRNNKHLTQWEPRSNDNLEMQSNWQKYISSIIREYNLARFFSFVVKVDSKIVGIININDVKKKPHYSCNISYSSDLAYQGRGIIKSSIDIILEWMAKYQKIKYVTAYCMTNNKKSLKLLNSLNFQRIGLFKDYAIVNNEWKDFYLLKKELTQIF, from the coding sequence ATGTTTAAAGATTTTTTTAACATTGACGGCAAAAGCTATTCGATATCGCTACTATCGGTATCGGATAGCAAGCCCATCACTGATTATTACAAAAGAAACAATAAGCATCTTACTCAATGGGAACCAAGGAGTAATGATAACCTTGAAATGCAATCAAACTGGCAAAAGTATATTTCTTCCATCATAAGAGAGTATAACTTAGCAAGGTTCTTTTCATTCGTAGTAAAAGTGGACAGTAAAATAGTTGGAATAATTAATATCAATGATGTAAAGAAAAAACCACATTATTCTTGCAACATAAGCTATTCCAGTGATTTGGCATACCAAGGTAGAGGAATAATAAAGTCATCGATAGATATTATTTTAGAATGGATGGCTAAGTATCAAAAGATTAAATATGTTACTGCATATTGTATGACCAATAATAAAAAGTCATTGAAGCTTTTGAATTCACTTAACTTTCAAAGAATAGGCTTATTTAAAGACTATGCGATTGTCAATAACGAGTGGAAAGATTTCTATCTACTCAAAAAAGAATTAACTCAAATATTTTAA
- a CDS encoding RebB family R body protein: MPDSVCEQITDSVTQTNTKTVAETPAMAMSNFIMATNTAVSNSNQNATAAQQQGQMLMQAATTQGINAINAIGSASISKAAEAILEK; encoded by the coding sequence ATGCCAGATTCAGTATGTGAACAAATTACCGACTCTGTTACCCAAACGAATACAAAAACGGTTGCTGAGACACCGGCAATGGCCATGAGCAACTTCATCATGGCAACCAACACTGCAGTTAGTAACAGCAATCAAAATGCCACAGCAGCCCAACAACAAGGCCAAATGCTAATGCAAGCAGCCACAACACAGGGCATTAACGCCATTAATGCGATTGGGTCAGCGTCGATTTCAAAAGCAGCAGAAGCCATTTTAGAAAAGTAA